TGCCGGCGAGACCGCGGCCGAGATCGACATCTCCGGTGCCGATCACATGATCGAGCTGGAGCTGACCGGCCCGGCCAAGATCGAAGTCGGCGGTGCCAAGAACAACCTGAGCTGGACCGCGGGCGCCGAGGTCAAGGCGCCGAGCATCTCGACTTCCGGCGTCGAGAACCGCATCGTCAGGCGCTGACGGCGGTCCTCGATCGCGTCACGGCTCACGTCAGTTGCAGACGCGAACCGGACGGTAGCCGGCGAAATCGCCCCAGTCGTCATAGACCGCCTGGCGCTCGCGCCAGCAGCGCCGGCGCACCACGACCGGCTCGTCGTCATCGACATAGACCGGAGCGGCATAGGCCCGGCTGCCGGCGCCAGCGGCAAGGGCTCCGCCGAGGATCGCGCCAGCGGCGAGCCCGCCGAAGATCGCCGCCTTGCGGCCATCGCGCGCTTCGGCCACCGTCGGGGCCGCAACCAGAGTGGTGGCTGCCATACAGCCCGCGATCAAGAGACCGCAGATCGATTTTACGTCACGCATGCAAGCGTCTCCGTCCTAGAAAGGTGCGCCCCGCTTCACCCAAGAATAGGTCACGAATACGGCGGCCACCTTTACAAAGCCTTCACCAACCCATTGCCTGCTTCGGCGCGGCCATGACGCTCAATCGCTCGTACTGCTCTCCCAGGTCGCGTGGGTCACGCCAGCTAGGCGCTCGATTCGTTCGACGACGGCGTCGAGCTCCTTGCGCTCGACCGCCGTGCTGATCAGCGTCGCGACGATCTCGATCGCCTCCTCGCCGCGCTCGACGGTCTTGACGTCGCCGACCGGATAGCTCGCCTGCTCGAGCAGCTCGACCATCGTCTCGCGCACCGAGGGCAGTGCCTCCGGATTGGTGGTGACGACGACCTCATAGGTCGCCTCCGAGGCCTTCTCGTTGATCGGGATGCGGTTGATCGCGTTGACCAGCGGCCGCAGCAAGGTGTTGCCGGCGATGACGAAGACCGTGACCAGCGCCCCCTCCGCCACCATGTCGGCGCCGGTGCAGGCGCCGACCGCGGCCGCGCACCAGAGCGTCGCCGCCGTATTGAGGCCGCGGACGTTCATTCCCTCCTTCATGATCACGCCGGCGCCCAGGAAGCCGATGCCGGAGACGACATAGGAGATGACCCGGACGGCCTCGCCCGAGCCGGCGATGCGCATGGCGAGATCGACAAAGGCGGCGGCGCCGACCGCGACCAGCACGGTGGTGCGCAGGCCCGCCGTGCGCTGCCGGTACTGCCGCTCGGCCCCGATCAGCGCGCCAAGCACGAAGGCGGCGAGCAGGCTGACGACCGAATCGAAGAAGGGATAGAGCTCGAAGGTCTGGATGAAGCGCATGCGCCTGCCCCCGGTGACGGCGGCGCGCTTCCGACCGCCGCAACCCGGCCGCCTATAACGGGCAGGATGTGACGGTTCAATGAAGGGGATCCGATCTGGCCGGCAGGCGCGACCCCTTGCGCCTCGGGCATTGATTCAACCTCTCAGCCGAGCGTAGCAACACTCTGGCCCGATTCGCGAAATCGGCCCGCTGGATCGACGCCCCGCGCACTCTGCCTGCGCGATGACGCTGCGTCGCGACTCAGGCTAGCATCCTTGTCCCGCCACAGGGATCATCCCACCATGAAGACGCTCATCCTCGCTGCCCTCGCCATCGGCCTGTCGAGCGCCGCCTTCGCCCAGAGCCCGAGCTGCAGTTCTCAGGCCGCAGAGAAGAAGCTCGCCGGCGCGGCCAAGACCAGCTTCGTCACCAAATGCGAGAAGGACGCCGGCGCGGCCTGCGACAAGCAGGCGGCCGACAAGAAGCTGGCCGGCGCCGCCAAGTCCAGCTTTACGACGAAATGCG
This genomic interval from Bosea sp. 29B contains the following:
- a CDS encoding MgtC/SapB family protein, giving the protein MRFIQTFELYPFFDSVVSLLAAFVLGALIGAERQYRQRTAGLRTTVLVAVGAAAFVDLAMRIAGSGEAVRVISYVVSGIGFLGAGVIMKEGMNVRGLNTAATLWCAAAVGACTGADMVAEGALVTVFVIAGNTLLRPLVNAINRIPINEKASEATYEVVVTTNPEALPSVRETMVELLEQASYPVGDVKTVERGEEAIEIVATLISTAVERKELDAVVERIERLAGVTHATWESSTSD